In one Leptospira fletcheri genomic region, the following are encoded:
- a CDS encoding MerR family transcriptional regulator, whose product MNQFLSISEISEITNFSSYTLRYYEKIGILPKPERMHGKDRKYSEKEIRHLKGIKALKEMNMSLDDIKEFFIEGCLLDQVQSGENFKPPLNKRIRILETHLQKLEQKKKDLEAMIKLTKAKLKEYETLLGTE is encoded by the coding sequence ATGAATCAATTCCTGAGCATTTCGGAAATCTCGGAGATTACGAATTTCAGCTCTTATACGCTTCGCTATTACGAGAAGATCGGGATTTTGCCCAAGCCGGAAAGAATGCACGGGAAGGACCGTAAATATTCGGAAAAGGAAATTCGACATCTCAAAGGGATTAAAGCCCTGAAAGAGATGAACATGTCCCTGGACGATATCAAAGAATTTTTTATAGAAGGATGCCTTCTGGATCAGGTACAAAGCGGGGAAAATTTCAAACCGCCTTTAAACAAAAGGATCCGGATCTTAGAGACCCATTTGCAGAAGTTGGAACAAAAGAAGAAGGATCTGGAAGCGATGATCAAGCTTACAAAAGCGAAATTAAAAGAATATGAAACTCTTTTAGGAACAGAATAG
- a CDS encoding DMT family transporter, which yields MQSIKPYVFLVFFALITGTTFHVAKEALSFFSPSLAGALRFVLATFFLFSFVFFTDRKLLKVDKRTLIVFVALGIIGVFGFNFFFFLGMKKASPMNAAIVVAVAPAIAIFLSYFLLKTRIRFQHYLGTLISFIGVMLVISDGSISALIQAFHGEGILFILTAATCWSFYSVGMKKFIPGVSTIQTTAFTALFGTIALLVLTLVNGDWSVEWKNAPGSAWYAILYMAAFSTFVGYLCWNYGIQAVGPDKAVIFGNLIPVVAMLTSWILGETPNVFDLGGAFLVIFGIFIVNTKLGFVKMSYENS from the coding sequence ATGCAATCTATCAAACCGTACGTTTTTCTAGTATTTTTTGCCCTGATCACGGGGACGACATTCCATGTCGCAAAGGAAGCGCTTTCTTTCTTTTCGCCCAGCTTAGCGGGAGCGCTTCGTTTCGTTTTGGCCACATTCTTTTTGTTTTCATTCGTATTTTTCACGGATAGAAAACTCTTGAAGGTGGATAAAAGAACTCTGATCGTATTCGTCGCTCTCGGAATCATCGGGGTTTTCGGATTCAATTTCTTTTTCTTTCTAGGAATGAAGAAGGCTTCTCCCATGAATGCGGCGATCGTAGTCGCCGTCGCACCGGCGATCGCAATTTTTCTCTCTTACTTTCTTTTGAAAACAAGGATCAGGTTCCAGCACTATCTAGGAACTCTGATCTCCTTTATCGGAGTCATGCTCGTCATTTCCGACGGAAGCATAAGCGCCTTGATCCAAGCCTTTCATGGGGAAGGAATTCTATTCATTCTAACCGCAGCCACTTGCTGGAGTTTTTATTCGGTAGGAATGAAGAAATTCATACCGGGCGTTTCCACGATCCAAACAACCGCATTTACCGCCTTATTCGGAACGATCGCGCTGCTGGTCCTGACACTGGTCAATGGGGATTGGAGCGTGGAATGGAAAAACGCTCCCGGTTCTGCCTGGTACGCCATCCTATATATGGCGGCGTTCAGTACTTTCGTGGGATATCTTTGCTGGAATTACGGGATCCAAGCTGTGGGCCCTGACAAGGCGGTCATTTTCGGGAACCTGATTCCTGTCGTTGCCATGTTGACCTCTTGGATCCTGGGAGAAACTCCGAACGTATTCGATCTAGGCGGAGCCTTTTTGGTCATCTTCGGAATCTTTATCGTGAATACGAAACTGGGTTTCGTCAAAATGAGTTACGAGAATTCTTAA